A window of Apium graveolens cultivar Ventura chromosome 8, ASM990537v1, whole genome shotgun sequence contains these coding sequences:
- the LOC141679088 gene encoding mediator of RNA polymerase II transcription subunit 32 produces MDSIVDALNTAYLEYVAAAAAALESKELSGGQNTAATDAALENFKQRWELFRVACDRAEEFIESVKQRIGSECLVDEATGSATAKPGQSAAPGLPPISAVRLEQMSKAVRWLVIELQQGSGTAGSSSLSHPSAPFDARFSEDPTQ; encoded by the coding sequence ATGGACAGTATTGTTGATGCTTTGAACACTGCATATCTAGAATATGTTGCTGCAGCTGCTGCTGCACTTGAAAGCAAAGAGCTTTCGGGTGGACAAAATACAGCTGCAACGGATGCAGCCCTTGAGAATTTCAAGCAGAGATGGGAGTTGTTTAGAGTGGCATGTGATCGGGCTGAGGAGTTTATTGAGTCTGTTAAGCAGAGGATAGGATCGGAGTGTCTGGTTGACGAAGCCACTGGTTCAGCTACCGCAAAGCCAGGACAGAGTGCCGCACCTGGTCTTCCACCTATTAGTGCAGTTCGGTTAGAGCAGATGAGTAAAGCTGTTAGATGGCTAGTGATTGAATTGCAACAAGGTTCAGGAACAGCTGGTTCTTCATCACTTTCCCACCCGTCGGCCCCCTTCGATGCTAGATTTTCCGAAGATCCCACCCAGTAG